A window of the Fusarium poae strain DAOMC 252244 chromosome 3, whole genome shotgun sequence genome harbors these coding sequences:
- a CDS encoding hypothetical protein (TransMembrane:12 (i49-69o103-122i134-152o158-180i192-211o231-252i314-332o352-370i377-398o404-431i443-461o473-494i)), translating to MSSSPKDNFAQVEHIDPDSKMGFDEVEKPAAREANDREHTLTLRDSFRLYPKAIAFSLLFSTAIIMEGYDLSLLGSFYGYDAFKQKFGNEVDSEGNPIVSADWQTYIQVGGMCGQIIGLYINGWVSDHFGYKKTMMASQMLMIGLIFFPFFAPNLQVLLAGNILLGLPWGIFQTLTLAYASDVAPVVLRPYLTAYVNLCWVIGQLIGAGVLRGFSTMGGDWSYRIPFALQWAWPPFIMLGTIFAPESPWWLVRKERYEDAKRSILSLVTQCEVPFDADAQVELLKATNLMEKENSAGTNYWHCFMRSDLRRTEVASITYTAQALCGSALMGYSVQFYLEAGLSPEKSLDFNVIQYCVGAVGVVLSWFLMSRFGRRDIYICGMAALFCILIVVGALGCVNKSESVGWAIGSLLIVYTFVYDMTIGPIAYTIVAEISSTRLKAKTIVLARNFSNIAGLVTNTLMPRMLGRNSWNWGAKTGLFWAGWCLLIFIWAFFRLPEPKDRTYGELDLLFEHKVPARKFAKTKVDQFPTSGSTEKVQEQ from the exons ATGTCCTCCTCTCCCAAGGACAACTTTGCTCAGGTTGAGCATATCGATCCTGACTCCAAGATGGGTTTCGACGAGGTCGAGAAGCCCGCTGCGCGCGAGGCCAATGATCGCGAGCACACTCTTACTCTGCGCGACAGTTTCCGATTGTATCCAAAGGCCATTGcattttctttacttttctcGACTGCTATTATCATGGAAGGATACGATTTGAGTCTTCTTGGTAGCTTCTACGGTTATGATGC GTTCAAGCAAAAGTTCGGTAACGAAGTCGATTCGGAAGGCAATCCCATTGTCTCAGCAGACTGGCAAACATATATCCAAGTTGGTGGCATGTGCGGTCAAATCATCGGTCTCTACATCAACGGTTGGGTCTCTGACCACTTCGGTTACAAGAAGACCATGATGGCTTCTCAGATGCTCATGATCGGACTCATCTTCTTCCCCTTCTTCGCTCCCAACCTTCAAGTCCTCCTTGCCGGCAACATTCTCCTCGGTCTGCCTTGGGGTATCTTTCAGACTCTCACCCTAGCCTATGCTTCCGACGTCGCTCCCGTTGTTCTGCGTCCATACCTTACTGCCTACGTCAACTTATGCTGGGTCATCGGTCAGCTCATCGGTGCTGGAGTTCTTCGCGGGTTCAGTACTATGGGAGGTGACTGGTCATATAGAATTCCTTTCGCTCTGCAGTGGGCTTGGCCTCCATTCATCATGCTCGGTACTATTTTCGCTCCCGAGTCTCCCTGGTGGCTTGTCCGCAAGGAACGTTACGAGGATGCCAAGCGATCCATTCTTTCTCTCGTCACCCAGTGCGAGGTTCCTTTTGACGCCGATGCCCAGGTTGAGCTTCTCAAGGCCACCAACTTgatggagaaggagaacTCTGCTGGAACCAACTACTGGCACTGCTTTATGCGCAGCGATTTGAGACGAACCGAGGTCGCTTCTATTACTTATACTGCCCAGGCCCTTTGTGGTAGTGCTCTCATGGGTTACTCTGTTCAGTTCTACCTTGAAGCCGGCCTCTCCCCTGAGAAGTCTCTTGACTTCAACGTTATCCAGTACTGTGTCGGtgctgttggtgttgttctTTCCTGGTTCTTGATGTCCCGCTTCGGGCGCCGTGACATCTATATCTGCGGTATGGCGGCTCTCTTCTGTATCCTGATTGTCGTCGGTGCCCTTGGATGTGTCAACAAGAGCGAGAGCGTCGGTTGGGCCATCGGTAGCTTGCTTATTGTCTACACCTTTGTATACGACATGACCATCGGACCCATCGCCTACACCATCGTTGCCGAGATCTCATCCACCCgtctcaaggccaagaccaTCGTTTTAGCCCGCAACTTTAGCAACATCGCAGGTCTTGTCACCAACACTCTGATGCCCCGCATGCTTGGCCGAAACTCGTGGAACTGGGGTGCCAAGACTGGTCTCTTCTGGGCTGGTTGGTGTCTCTTGATCTTCATCTGGGCTTTCTTCCGTCTTCCCGAGCCCAAGGACAGAACTTATGGTGAGCTCGATCTTCTTTTTGAGCACAAGGTTCCTGCACGCAAGTTtgccaagaccaaggttgATCAATTTCCTACATCTGGTTCAACCGAGAAGGTTCAGGAGCAGTAG